A window of Rhododendron vialii isolate Sample 1 chromosome 13a, ASM3025357v1 contains these coding sequences:
- the LOC131315197 gene encoding uncharacterized protein LOC131315197 isoform X2, with protein MPVPLCSSLAFFFGRRCRGPVWSPSIIVISPTIQRTLSLSLSLSLNIKMGKKLVKYSVVDAFADSAFKGSPAAVCLLEEDRDDEWLQSVAAEFNLAVTCYLTRIAEPEPEVRDSVPNPRFRLRWFNPLAEVKLCGHGSLAASHFLFNSGLFQSNNIEFLTLSGVLTAKRVPETKQADFLNSENGEAQRYFSIELNFPATPLTEFDSAEIPWISKALNGASMIDMKKTTPDRDLLVVLPSGKTVADLQPQFDEIIRWPGRGVIVTGIAPPGSGFDFFSRFFCPKSGINEDPACGTAHCALANYWSKKLGKCDFVAYQVPYLTSIWMKRVKEYYFGGKPSL; from the exons ATGCCTGTCCCCCTCTGTTCCTcattggcatttttttttggccgaAGATGCAGGGGACCTGTCTGGTCGCCCTCTATAATTGTCATTTCCCCGACAATACagaggactctctctctctctctctctctctctctcaatatcaAGATGGGAAAGAAGCTTGTAAAGTACAGTGTG GTGGACGCGTTCGCGGACTCGGCGTTCAAGGGAAGCCCGGCGGCGGTCTGCTTGTTGGAGGAAGACAGAGACGACGAGTGGTTGCAATCCGTTGCTGCTGAGTTCAACCTCGCCGTAACCTGTTACTTGACTCGGATCGCTGAGCCTGAGCCGGAGGTTCGTGACTCAGTCCCGAACCCAAGGTTCCGCCTCCGATGGTTCAATCCTCTTGCCGAG GTGAAACTCTGTGGTCATGGATCCTTGGCAGCTTCACACTTTCTGTTCAATTCAGGTTTATTCCAATCCAACAATATAGAGTTTCTTACACTATCAGGAGTTTTGACTGCCAAAAGGGTTCCAGAAACCAAACAAGCAGATTTCTTAAACTCGGAGAACGGCGAAGCACAACGTTACTTTTCAATTGAGTTGAATTTTCCAGCAACTCCACTTACTGAATTTGACTCTGCTGAGATCCCGTGGATTTCTAAAGCCTTGAACGGTGCTTCCATGATTGACATGAAGAAGACAACTCCCGATCGTGACCTCTTG GTTGTGCTTCCATCCGGAAAGACTGTTGCAGACCTACAACCCCAATTCGATGAGATAATACGATGGCCCGGAAGGGGAGTAATTGTCACGGGGATCGCTCCCCCTGGATCTGGGTTCGACTTCTTTAGTCGCTTCTTCTGTCCAAAATCGGGGATCAACGAG GATCCTGCTTGCGGGACTGCACATTGTGCCTTAGCAAACTACTGGTCTAAAAAGCTGGGGAAATGTGATTTCGTTGCGTatcag GTGCCATATTTAACCTCCATTTGGATGAAAAGAGTCAAAGAGTACTACTTCGGGGGAAAGCCATCTCTATAA
- the LOC131315199 gene encoding uncharacterized protein LOC131315199, with product MGKKPVKYSVVDAFTDSAFKGNPAAVCLLEDERDDQWLQSVAAEFNISQTGYLIRTTEPDSETRDSVPRFHLRWFTPVAEVNLCGHATLAASHFLFTSGLVNANKIEFLTRSGVLTAKRVPETKQTDSLNLENGEARDCFMIELDFPVIPLTEFDSAELPSISKVLNGASVIDLKKTTTDGDLFVVLPSGKIVADLQPQSDEIQKCPGRGVIVTGLAPSGSGFDFFSRFFVPKMGIKEDPVCGSAHCAIAAYWSKKLGKCDFVAYQASPRGGIINLHVDEKSQRVQLRGEAVTVMEGSILV from the exons GTGGATGCGTTCACGGACTCGGCGTTCAAGGGAAACCCGGCGGCGGTTTGTTTGTTGGAGGATGAGAGAGACGACCAGTGGTTGCAATCGGTTGCTGCTGAGTTCAACATCTCCCAAACCGGTTACTTGATTCGGACCACTGAGCCTGACTCGGAGACTCGCGATTCAGTCCCCAGGTTCCACCTCCGATGGTTCACTCCTGTTGCCGAG GTAAACCTATGTGGTCATGCAACCCTAGCAGCTTCACACTTTCTATTCACATCTGGTTTGGTGAATGCCAACAAGATTGAGTTTCTTACACGATCGGGAGTTTTGACTGCTAAAAGAGTCCcagaaaccaaacaaacagATTCCTTAAACTTAGAGAATGGCGAAGCACGAGATTGCTTTATGATCGAGTTGGACTTTCCAGTGATTCCTCTTACTGAATTTGACTCTGCTGAGCTTCCATCAATTTCTAAAGTGTTGAATGGTGCTTCCGTGATTGACTTGAAGAAGACAACTACAGATGGAGACCTCTTT GTTGTGCTTCCGTCCGGAAAGATTGTTGCAGATCTACAACCCCAATCTGATGAAATACAAAAATGTCCTGGAAGGGGAGTAATTGTTACAGGGCTTGCTCCCTCTGGCTCTGGCTTTGACTTTTTTAGTCGCTTCTTCGTTCCAAAGATGGGTATCAAGGAG GATCCTGTTTGTGGGAGTGCACATTGTGCCATTGCAGCCTACTGGTCGAAAAAGCTGGGGAAATGTGATTTTGTTGCATatcag GCATCCCCTCGAGGTGGCATAATAAATCTCCATGTTGATGAGAAGAGTCAGAGAGTACAACTAAGGGGTGAAGCCGTCACTGTAATGGAAGGTTCTATTTTGGTTTAA
- the LOC131315200 gene encoding uncharacterized protein LOC131315200 has protein sequence MGKKPVKYSVVDAFTDSAFKGNPAAVCLLEDERDDQWLQSVAAEFNISETCYLIRTTEPESETRDSVPRFHLRWFTPVAEVKLCGHATLAASHYLFTSGLVNANKIEFLTLSGVLTAKRAQETEQMDSFIELDFPVVPLTEFDSAEIPGISKALNGASVIDLKETTTDENLFVVLPSGKTVADLQPQIDEIRRCPGRGGVIVTGLAPSGSGFDFISRYFCPKWGINEDPVTGSVHCALAAYWSKKLGKCDFVAYQASPRGGILNLHLDENRQRVLLRGKAVTVMEGSILV, from the exons ATGGGAAAGAAGCCTGTGAAGTACTCTgtg GTGGATGCGTTCACGGACTCGGCGTTCAAGGGAAACCCGGCGGCGGTTTGTTTGTTGGAGGATGAGAGAGACGACCAGTGGTTGCAATCGGTTGCTGCTGAGTTCAACATCTCCGAAACCTGTTACTTGATTCGGACCACTGAGCCTGAATCGGAGACTCGCGATTCAGTCCCCAGGTTCCACCTCCGATGGTTCACTCCTGTTGCCGAG GTTAAACTATGTGGTCATGCAACCTTAGCAGCTTCACACTATCTATTCACATCTGGTTTGGTAAATGCCAACAAAATCGAGTTTCTTACTCTATCAGGAGTTCTGACTGCTAAAAGAGCTCAAGAAACTGAGCAAATGGATTCCTTTATTGAGTTGGATTTCCCGGTAGTTCCACTGACTGAATTTGACTCTGCTGAGATTCCTGGGATTTCTAAAGCCTTGAATGGTGCTTCTGTGATCGACTTAAAGGAGACAACTACTGATGAAAACCTCTTT GTCGTGCTTCCATCCGGAAAGACTGTTGCAGATCTACAACCGCAAATTGATGAAATACGACGATGTCCTGGAAGGGGGGGAGTAATTGTCACGGGTCTTGCTCCGTCTGGATCTGGGTTCGATTTCATTAGTCGCTACTTCTGTCCAAAATGGGGGATCAATGAG GATCCTGTAACTGGGAGTGTACATTGTGCCTTAGCAGCTTACTGGTCTAAAAAGCTTGGGAAATGTGATTTTGTTGCATATCAG GCATCTCCTCGAGGTGGAATATTAAACCTCCATTTAGATGAAAACCGTCAGAGAGTCCTACTTCGGGGTAAAGCTGTAACAGTAATGGAAGGTTCTATTTTGGTTTAA
- the LOC131315197 gene encoding uncharacterized protein LOC131315197 isoform X1, whose amino-acid sequence MPVPLCSSLAFFFGRRCRGPVWSPSIIVISPTIQRTLSLSLSLSLNIKMGKKLVKYSVVDAFADSAFKGSPAAVCLLEEDRDDEWLQSVAAEFNLAVTCYLTRIAEPEPEVRDSVPNPRFRLRWFNPLAEVKLCGHGSLAASHFLFNSGLFQSNNIEFLTLSGVLTAKRVPETKQADFLNSENGEAQRYFSIELNFPATPLTEFDSAEIPWISKALNGASMIDMKKTTPDRDLLVVLPSGKTVADLQPQFDEIIRWPGRGVIVTGIAPPGSGFDFFSRFFCPKSGINEDPACGTAHCALANYWSKKLGKCDFVAYQASPRGAIFNLHLDEKSQRVLLRGKAISITEGYLLV is encoded by the exons ATGCCTGTCCCCCTCTGTTCCTcattggcatttttttttggccgaAGATGCAGGGGACCTGTCTGGTCGCCCTCTATAATTGTCATTTCCCCGACAATACagaggactctctctctctctctctctctctctctcaatatcaAGATGGGAAAGAAGCTTGTAAAGTACAGTGTG GTGGACGCGTTCGCGGACTCGGCGTTCAAGGGAAGCCCGGCGGCGGTCTGCTTGTTGGAGGAAGACAGAGACGACGAGTGGTTGCAATCCGTTGCTGCTGAGTTCAACCTCGCCGTAACCTGTTACTTGACTCGGATCGCTGAGCCTGAGCCGGAGGTTCGTGACTCAGTCCCGAACCCAAGGTTCCGCCTCCGATGGTTCAATCCTCTTGCCGAG GTGAAACTCTGTGGTCATGGATCCTTGGCAGCTTCACACTTTCTGTTCAATTCAGGTTTATTCCAATCCAACAATATAGAGTTTCTTACACTATCAGGAGTTTTGACTGCCAAAAGGGTTCCAGAAACCAAACAAGCAGATTTCTTAAACTCGGAGAACGGCGAAGCACAACGTTACTTTTCAATTGAGTTGAATTTTCCAGCAACTCCACTTACTGAATTTGACTCTGCTGAGATCCCGTGGATTTCTAAAGCCTTGAACGGTGCTTCCATGATTGACATGAAGAAGACAACTCCCGATCGTGACCTCTTG GTTGTGCTTCCATCCGGAAAGACTGTTGCAGACCTACAACCCCAATTCGATGAGATAATACGATGGCCCGGAAGGGGAGTAATTGTCACGGGGATCGCTCCCCCTGGATCTGGGTTCGACTTCTTTAGTCGCTTCTTCTGTCCAAAATCGGGGATCAACGAG GATCCTGCTTGCGGGACTGCACATTGTGCCTTAGCAAACTACTGGTCTAAAAAGCTGGGGAAATGTGATTTCGTTGCGTatcag GCATCACCTCGAGGTGCCATATTTAACCTCCATTTGGATGAAAAGAGTCAAAGAGTACTACTTCGGGGGAAAGCCATCTCTATAACGGAAGGTTATCTTTTGGTTTAA